A region of Salinibacter sp. 10B DNA encodes the following proteins:
- the murA gene encoding UDP-N-acetylglucosamine 1-carboxyvinyltransferase, producing MDKLVVHGGSPLEGPLTVGGSKNTALPLMAAALLADGSTRITNVPNLRDVRTFSNVIRVAGPAVTFDADANTLTIDASTVNHPVAPYELVKKMRASFYMLGALIGRCGEAKVSLPGGCAWGPRPVDLHIEGMKAFGADIELEEGYVLASAPGGRLDGGTFRLDPSSVGATINLLLGAVTAQGPSRIENAAQEPDVVAFGEALKEMGAQIDGLGTNTIEIQGVDALTPASFRNTPDRIELGTFMLMAATAGAPGQPVEVRRGTHEHLGDDFKERFAETGVDVDYADEVVTVTRPETLQPVSIETAPYPGFPTDLQAQWTVLLGLADGTATVTDTIYDDRFKHVPELQRLGMEISVEGNTATVHGGAPIKGAQVMSTDLRASVSLVMAGMVAEGTTHVLRVYHLDRGYEHLEHKLQDAGINIHREEYEEFDEPAAEPVS from the coding sequence ATGGATAAGCTCGTCGTACACGGTGGCTCGCCGCTCGAAGGTCCCCTCACGGTCGGGGGATCCAAAAATACCGCCCTTCCCCTCATGGCGGCGGCCCTCCTGGCCGACGGCTCCACCCGCATCACCAACGTCCCCAACCTGCGGGACGTGCGGACCTTTTCGAACGTGATTCGGGTTGCCGGTCCGGCGGTCACCTTCGATGCCGATGCAAACACCCTCACCATCGATGCGTCGACGGTGAATCATCCCGTCGCGCCGTACGAGCTCGTCAAAAAGATGCGGGCCTCGTTCTACATGCTCGGCGCCCTCATCGGGCGCTGCGGGGAGGCAAAGGTGTCGCTCCCCGGCGGTTGCGCGTGGGGCCCACGCCCGGTAGACCTCCACATTGAGGGCATGAAAGCCTTTGGGGCGGACATTGAGCTGGAAGAAGGGTACGTCCTTGCCTCCGCTCCCGGGGGGCGTCTGGACGGGGGGACGTTTCGACTCGACCCTTCCAGCGTCGGGGCAACAATCAACCTCCTGCTCGGGGCAGTGACGGCACAGGGCCCTTCCCGCATCGAGAATGCGGCACAGGAACCGGACGTGGTGGCCTTCGGCGAGGCCCTGAAGGAGATGGGCGCCCAGATCGATGGACTCGGCACGAACACCATCGAGATTCAGGGCGTCGATGCCCTGACACCGGCCTCCTTCCGCAATACGCCTGACCGTATCGAGCTCGGTACGTTCATGCTGATGGCGGCGACGGCCGGAGCGCCGGGCCAGCCCGTCGAGGTGCGACGAGGCACGCATGAGCATTTGGGGGACGACTTCAAAGAGCGATTCGCCGAGACGGGAGTAGATGTGGACTACGCGGACGAGGTCGTGACCGTTACGCGCCCGGAAACGCTCCAGCCCGTCTCAATCGAAACGGCCCCTTACCCCGGCTTTCCCACCGATCTGCAGGCGCAGTGGACCGTGCTTCTCGGTCTGGCGGACGGAACGGCCACCGTAACGGACACCATCTACGACGATCGCTTCAAGCACGTCCCGGAGCTCCAGCGGCTCGGGATGGAGATTTCCGTTGAAGGCAACACGGCAACCGTCCACGGCGGAGCGCCCATTAAGGGGGCGCAGGTGATGAGTACCGACCTCCGCGCCAGTGTCTCGCTCGTTATGGCGGGTATGGTGGCGGAGGGCACCACCCACGTGCTCCGCGTCTACCACCTGGATCGAGGCTACGAGCACCTCGAGCATAAGCTCCAGGACGCAGGCATCAACATTCACCGTGAGGAATACGAGGAGTTTGACGAGCCGGCCGCCGAGCCCGTCTCGTAA
- a CDS encoding Gfo/Idh/MocA family oxidoreductase, whose product AAVSAAAGLAPSAFASDVQRLPVSEPPTVPPNDRIQFATIGTGIIGFVNTRTAHNLPGAEFVAAADCYDSRLTRVNEVFGDDIFTTRDYRDVLTRSDVDAVVICTPDHWHAEIAQAAMEAGKAVYCEKPMAHTLDEGAAMVETQQDTGQLLQVGSQFASSIVVNKVRQLVSSGAIGDLNMVEARYNRNSALGAWKYSIPPNVSRENIAWDRFLGDAPARDFDPTRFFRWRNYWDYGTGLAGDLFVHLLTITHHVTNSVGPTSISSTGGLRFWTDGREVPDVQTALFEYPETDAHPEFTLSLQSNLADGSGGGTLLRFVGSDGAITLEGNTVKLSQTRRSTPSVEQLVEGYNSVRTFSEAVQEEFRTSYSPDEEDLAADDMSTESEFEAPDGYSSRRDHIMNFFAAMRSGDTVVEDAVFGHRAAAPALLCNRSYRNGQRYEWDPEAMEVAS is encoded by the coding sequence GCCGCCGTCTCTGCCGCCGCCGGCCTCGCGCCCTCCGCCTTTGCATCGGACGTGCAGCGCTTACCCGTGTCGGAGCCTCCGACGGTCCCTCCGAACGATCGCATTCAATTCGCGACCATCGGAACCGGCATCATTGGCTTTGTTAACACGCGCACGGCCCACAATCTCCCTGGTGCCGAGTTCGTAGCGGCAGCCGACTGCTATGATTCCCGGCTCACACGCGTCAATGAGGTGTTCGGCGACGACATCTTCACGACCCGAGACTACCGAGACGTCCTTACCCGATCGGACGTGGACGCGGTCGTGATTTGCACGCCCGACCACTGGCATGCCGAGATCGCTCAAGCCGCCATGGAGGCCGGCAAGGCGGTGTACTGCGAAAAGCCAATGGCGCACACCCTTGACGAAGGCGCCGCGATGGTGGAAACTCAACAAGACACCGGACAACTCCTCCAGGTGGGCAGCCAGTTTGCGAGCTCCATCGTGGTCAATAAGGTCCGCCAGCTCGTCTCTTCCGGAGCCATCGGCGACCTCAACATGGTCGAGGCTCGCTACAACCGAAACTCGGCACTCGGAGCCTGGAAATACTCCATCCCGCCAAATGTCTCCCGGGAAAACATTGCCTGGGACCGGTTTTTGGGCGACGCCCCCGCCCGCGACTTCGACCCGACCCGCTTCTTCCGCTGGCGCAACTACTGGGATTACGGTACCGGGCTTGCGGGAGACCTCTTCGTCCATCTGCTGACGATTACGCATCACGTCACGAACTCCGTTGGACCAACGAGCATCTCTTCCACCGGCGGCCTTCGCTTCTGGACCGACGGGCGCGAGGTGCCGGATGTCCAAACGGCGCTATTCGAGTATCCGGAGACGGACGCTCACCCGGAGTTTACCCTCTCGCTTCAATCCAACCTAGCGGACGGAAGCGGCGGAGGCACCCTGCTCCGATTCGTGGGCAGCGACGGCGCCATTACCCTGGAGGGCAATACAGTCAAGTTGTCCCAAACGCGACGTTCCACCCCTTCGGTCGAGCAACTCGTAGAGGGCTACAACTCGGTCCGCACCTTCTCGGAAGCGGTACAGGAAGAATTCCGGACAAGCTACTCGCCGGACGAGGAGGACTTGGCCGCCGACGACATGTCCACGGAGAGTGAGTTCGAGGCCCCGGACGGTTACAGCTCCCGCCGCGACCACATCATGAACTTCTTTGCCGCAATGCGCTCGGGCGACACCGTCGTGGAGGACGCCGTGTTTGGCCATCGGGCAGCTGCCCCGGCACTCCTCTGCAACCGGAGCTACCGCAACGGTCAGCGCTACGAGTGGGACCCGGAGGCGATGGAGGTGGCATCCTGA
- the fmt gene encoding methionyl-tRNA formyltransferase, translating into MRIVFMGTPEFAVPSLTQLIDAGYDPVAVATGPDRPRGRGQEVTPTPVKAAAQEAGIERILQPEDVTDDAFAEAVAALEPDVIAVVAYKILPPSVFTAASEGAFNLHGSLLPKYRGAAPINHAIMQGETETGVTTFFLEPSVDTGDIILQKSMTIGPNETAGSVHDRMKVLGGEAVVETVEQIEAGTVDPRPQDDSQATPAPKIHDEDCEVPWGEPGEAVHNHVRGLSPYPGAWTMHGDTRLKLYRTRRAEGNGAPGEILSTDGRLVVACGQEAVEVVTIQQPGKQRLDAEDFLNGYALSEGERLGHA; encoded by the coding sequence ATGAGAATTGTTTTTATGGGCACGCCGGAGTTTGCCGTGCCCTCGCTCACGCAACTCATCGACGCTGGGTACGACCCCGTTGCCGTTGCCACGGGTCCGGACCGCCCGCGAGGGCGAGGGCAGGAAGTCACGCCGACCCCCGTGAAGGCTGCGGCGCAAGAGGCGGGCATTGAACGCATCCTTCAGCCGGAGGACGTGACCGATGATGCGTTTGCCGAGGCGGTAGCAGCGTTGGAACCGGACGTGATTGCGGTGGTCGCCTACAAAATTCTGCCGCCCTCGGTCTTTACGGCCGCGTCGGAGGGCGCTTTCAATCTTCATGGGTCCTTGCTGCCGAAGTATCGAGGGGCGGCCCCCATCAATCACGCCATCATGCAGGGGGAGACCGAGACCGGTGTGACGACCTTCTTCTTGGAGCCGTCGGTGGATACGGGCGATATCATTCTGCAGAAGTCCATGACGATTGGCCCCAACGAGACGGCGGGATCGGTGCACGATCGAATGAAAGTGCTCGGGGGCGAGGCGGTGGTCGAGACGGTCGAACAGATAGAAGCAGGCACCGTAGATCCGCGCCCACAAGATGACAGCCAGGCCACTCCGGCGCCCAAGATCCATGACGAAGACTGCGAGGTTCCATGGGGCGAGCCGGGGGAGGCGGTGCACAATCACGTGCGGGGCCTTTCTCCGTATCCTGGAGCCTGGACGATGCATGGAGATACCCGACTCAAGCTCTACCGGACACGGCGAGCTGAGGGCAATGGGGCGCCCGGGGAAATCCTTTCGACCGACGGGCGACTGGTGGTGGCCTGTGGGCAGGAGGCCGTTGAGGTTGTGACCATTCAGCAGCCGGGCAAGCAGCGACTGGACGCTGAGGACTTCCTGAACGGGTACGCTCTTTCAGAAGGAGAGCGCTTGGGGCACGCATAG
- the ftsY gene encoding signal recognition particle-docking protein FtsY → MGILDRFINQNDDEEQEKLEEGLEKTRTSFFGKIDRMVRGKDSVDAELLDELEEILVTSDVGVDTTLDIIDHVEARVAEDQYVSTEELNLLIRDEIAKLMLEDEDERPADFDARLPNKPHVIMVVGVNGVGKTTTIGKMAHKYKQAGKSVMVGAADTFRAAAIEQLEIWADRAEVPIIKQQHGSDPAAVAYDTIEAAQARDTDVVLIDTAGRLHTKGGLMDELAKMKRVMQKRTESAPHEVLLVLDASTGQNALRQAEEFTESVDVTGLALTKLDGTAKGGVVIGVSHQFQVPVKYIGVGEGIEDLQVFDRKGFVEGLFKGVA, encoded by the coding sequence ATGGGCATTCTCGACCGCTTCATCAACCAGAACGACGACGAAGAGCAGGAGAAGCTCGAAGAAGGGCTGGAAAAGACCCGGACGAGCTTCTTCGGCAAAATTGACCGCATGGTGCGGGGAAAAGACTCGGTAGACGCGGAACTGCTCGATGAGTTGGAGGAGATCCTTGTGACCAGCGACGTGGGCGTGGACACCACGCTCGATATTATCGACCACGTCGAGGCCCGCGTGGCAGAGGACCAGTACGTGTCGACGGAGGAACTCAACCTCCTCATCCGCGACGAAATCGCGAAGCTCATGCTGGAGGATGAGGACGAGCGCCCGGCGGACTTTGACGCTCGGCTTCCAAACAAGCCGCACGTCATCATGGTAGTGGGGGTCAATGGAGTTGGCAAGACCACGACCATCGGCAAGATGGCGCACAAGTACAAGCAGGCGGGGAAGAGCGTGATGGTGGGCGCGGCGGACACGTTTCGGGCGGCGGCCATCGAACAGCTGGAGATTTGGGCCGACCGAGCGGAGGTGCCGATCATCAAGCAGCAGCACGGATCCGATCCGGCGGCCGTGGCCTACGACACCATTGAGGCGGCGCAGGCCCGTGATACGGACGTTGTTCTGATCGATACTGCCGGGCGCCTGCACACGAAGGGCGGATTGATGGACGAGCTTGCGAAGATGAAGCGGGTTATGCAGAAACGGACGGAGAGCGCGCCGCACGAGGTCCTTCTCGTGCTCGATGCCTCCACTGGGCAGAATGCTCTCCGGCAGGCCGAAGAGTTTACGGAAAGTGTAGATGTCACGGGCCTTGCCCTCACCAAACTCGACGGTACGGCCAAAGGGGGAGTTGTCATCGGCGTGTCGCACCAGTTTCAGGTGCCAGTGAAGTACATTGGGGTCGGGGAGGGAATCGAAGACCTGCAGGTGTTCGACCGCAAGGGATTTGTGGAAGGGCTGTTCAAGGGAGTTGCCTGA
- a CDS encoding CDP-alcohol phosphatidyltransferase family protein gives MSTSSSSTLWPDLGRFWTIANTLSLSRLILVFPIAVLLWQDGPLDWLLGLTVIAIMTDWFDGRVARWTRTVSEWGKVIDPVADKVAAVLTVSVLTFRPEVQGAPELPLWFFGVIVGRDLLILAGGAWIANRSGKVLMSAWAGKAASLWLALTVVSVILKADLPVFNVCLWMSAGLFVFSFGVYVVRYLNAIRRAPPPQQEHASDTASDAPTTSSSEASSTVSASGKSRPLLLG, from the coding sequence ATGTCCACGTCTTCTTCCTCGACACTTTGGCCGGACCTCGGACGGTTCTGGACGATCGCGAACACGCTTAGTCTGTCGCGGCTCATCCTGGTGTTTCCGATTGCCGTTTTGCTGTGGCAAGATGGCCCGCTGGACTGGTTGCTGGGGCTTACCGTCATTGCCATCATGACCGACTGGTTCGACGGGCGGGTGGCCCGGTGGACGCGCACCGTCTCTGAGTGGGGCAAGGTGATCGATCCCGTGGCCGACAAGGTGGCGGCCGTGCTCACAGTGTCAGTGCTCACCTTCAGGCCCGAGGTGCAGGGGGCGCCTGAGCTCCCGCTCTGGTTTTTTGGGGTCATCGTCGGGCGTGATTTGCTCATTCTCGCCGGAGGAGCATGGATTGCAAATCGGTCCGGCAAAGTGCTCATGAGCGCCTGGGCGGGGAAAGCCGCGAGCCTTTGGCTGGCCCTCACCGTCGTGAGCGTCATTTTGAAAGCTGATCTTCCTGTTTTTAACGTTTGCCTCTGGATGTCGGCCGGACTCTTTGTCTTTTCCTTTGGCGTCTATGTTGTGCGCTACCTCAACGCCATTCGTCGGGCGCCACCTCCGCAACAGGAACACGCGTCCGACACCGCGTCGGACGCGCCAACCACAAGCTCTTCGGAGGCGTCCTCTACCGTATCGGCGTCCGGAAAGAGCCGCCCGTTGCTTCTCGGCTGA
- a CDS encoding glycosyltransferase yields MLLLFGGALAVLLLYALLLSWGWRRARRETPALDANDLPALSVVVAARNEADVLPSLFEALDEQSHPSYEVVIVNDASTDDTSALAADWAANRSWAQVVHVEDPSPPRKKHALTQGIAAAQHDLLAFTDADCTPPPNWLSDLAAAHAATDDDCVLVGYSPLRGTGLLGYFARYETLLHALYMVAAIGWHRPYMAVGRNLSYPRSVFEAVDGFSHAGGGQASMSGDDDLFVQAVHRQDCAPVRALLAPSTFVPTSAPPSWQSWWRARRRHVSAGRHYSWTVGLHLTLLHTSLVLLWIAPLMLGTLGVGLLATSLLARHAPLGLAAETLDENDLLPLFPLWEFGYALYHATVVPLGLFSPPDHWDEPERPTQD; encoded by the coding sequence ATGCTTCTTCTGTTCGGCGGTGCCCTCGCCGTTCTCCTTCTGTACGCCCTTCTTCTGAGCTGGGGATGGCGCCGTGCTCGTCGAGAGACGCCCGCGCTGGACGCCAACGATCTTCCTGCACTGTCGGTCGTAGTCGCCGCCCGCAACGAGGCGGACGTCCTCCCCTCCCTTTTCGAGGCTCTGGACGAGCAGTCGCATCCCTCCTACGAAGTCGTCATCGTCAATGACGCCTCAACCGACGACACTTCTGCCCTCGCGGCGGACTGGGCGGCCAACCGCTCGTGGGCCCAGGTGGTCCACGTCGAGGACCCGTCGCCTCCCCGCAAGAAGCACGCCCTCACACAGGGCATAGCCGCTGCCCAGCACGACCTCTTGGCCTTCACTGATGCCGACTGTACGCCGCCCCCGAACTGGCTTTCGGACCTGGCGGCAGCCCACGCCGCCACAGACGACGATTGTGTGCTCGTGGGATACAGTCCTCTTCGGGGCACCGGCCTCCTCGGGTACTTTGCGCGCTATGAAACGCTGCTCCATGCCCTCTACATGGTCGCTGCAATCGGATGGCATCGACCGTACATGGCAGTGGGCCGCAACCTCAGCTACCCACGCTCCGTCTTCGAAGCAGTGGATGGGTTTTCCCATGCTGGCGGAGGCCAAGCCTCAATGAGTGGCGACGACGACCTCTTCGTGCAGGCGGTACACCGACAAGACTGTGCTCCTGTCCGTGCTCTTCTCGCCCCCAGCACGTTCGTGCCCACCTCCGCCCCGCCCTCCTGGCAAAGCTGGTGGCGGGCGCGGCGTCGGCACGTCTCGGCCGGTCGACACTACTCGTGGACGGTGGGCCTCCACCTCACGCTGCTCCACACCAGCCTCGTCCTGCTCTGGATCGCCCCTCTGATGCTCGGGACGCTCGGGGTTGGCCTTCTCGCGACGAGCCTCCTCGCCCGCCACGCCCCGCTGGGACTTGCCGCGGAGACGCTCGACGAAAACGATCTGCTGCCCCTCTTTCCACTGTGGGAGTTCGGGTATGCGTTGTACCATGCGACGGTGGTGCCGTTGGGGCTTTTTTCCCCCCCGGACCACTGGGATGAACCGGAACGCCCCACCCAGGACTGA
- the nadA gene encoding quinolinate synthase NadA gives MKNDAATLTSPDALYDVLEERLDDAHEVDLRRKAELAAEINQLKKERNAVILGHNYMEPALFHTIPDYTGSSLELSRRAAQADADTIVFCGVRFMAETAKIVNPDKTVLLPAEEAGCSLAESITAEDVRQLRKRYPGVPIVTYVNTYADVKAESDVCCTSSNAAAVVESLDSETVIFIPDEFLAQNVANETGKDILFPQKRERKGRGGDGAPTGGDGAPAEDLDADLIGWDGRCVVHEMFQVDDIKQAREEHPDTVVLAHPECSPEVVEEADHSGSTSSMIDYVENTNAESYLLLTECSMGENIMGANPEKDMLRMCWQRCPHMNEITLQDTRRNLANNQYQIEVEEAVRVRALEAVERMLEIG, from the coding sequence ATGAAGAACGACGCCGCTACTCTGACGTCCCCCGACGCACTCTACGACGTGCTGGAGGAACGCCTCGATGACGCCCATGAGGTCGATTTGCGTCGGAAGGCCGAGCTTGCCGCCGAGATCAACCAGCTCAAGAAGGAGCGCAACGCGGTCATCCTTGGCCACAACTACATGGAGCCGGCCCTCTTCCACACGATTCCGGACTACACAGGATCATCGTTGGAGTTGAGCCGACGGGCCGCGCAGGCCGATGCGGATACGATTGTGTTCTGCGGCGTGCGCTTCATGGCCGAGACGGCGAAGATCGTGAATCCGGACAAGACGGTGCTTTTGCCGGCAGAGGAGGCCGGGTGCTCTCTTGCGGAAAGCATCACGGCAGAGGATGTGCGACAGCTCCGCAAGCGCTATCCCGGCGTGCCCATCGTGACGTACGTGAATACCTACGCCGACGTAAAAGCCGAAAGCGACGTGTGCTGTACCTCCAGCAACGCCGCCGCGGTGGTCGAGTCGCTGGACTCGGAGACCGTCATCTTTATTCCGGACGAGTTTCTGGCTCAGAACGTGGCCAATGAGACCGGGAAGGACATCCTTTTTCCGCAGAAGCGCGAGCGGAAGGGGCGAGGAGGAGATGGAGCTCCGACGGGGGGAGATGGGGCCCCTGCTGAGGACCTGGATGCCGACCTGATTGGATGGGATGGGCGCTGCGTTGTTCACGAGATGTTTCAGGTCGACGACATTAAGCAGGCGCGGGAGGAACACCCCGACACGGTGGTGCTCGCCCATCCGGAGTGCAGTCCGGAGGTTGTGGAGGAGGCCGATCATTCGGGCAGCACCTCGTCGATGATCGACTACGTCGAAAACACCAACGCGGAGAGCTATCTGTTGCTCACCGAGTGTTCGATGGGCGAAAACATCATGGGGGCCAATCCAGAGAAGGACATGCTTCGGATGTGCTGGCAGCGGTGTCCCCACATGAACGAGATCACGCTTCAGGATACGCGACGCAATCTCGCGAACAATCAGTACCAGATTGAAGTGGAGGAAGCGGTCCGCGTTCGTGCGCTGGAGGCGGTGGAACGGATGCTGGAGATCGGGTAG